In Streptomyces chartreusis, the following proteins share a genomic window:
- a CDS encoding PP2C family protein-serine/threonine phosphatase: MSKAPDHDPDHWPRRMVAATPVLPILIVCGLVLVDLAGGSGVTWVPLLATGPALAAATGGPRGVLCVGLLSAVLGVSLGLRGGAADSELAVALASLLVITAACAATSALRIRRERVLAAVRSVAEAAQHALLQPIPATVGPFQVAVRYSAAAAEARIGGDLYALVSTPHGVRLIVGDVRGKGLPAVSTAALVVGVFREAAHDEPDLLDVVARIERSLARNLGSDDFVTAVVAGYPRDGQLEVVNCGHAPPLLVRDSVVVAVEPDRPAPPLGLRSLSGEAPALHVLPFTDGDQLLLYTDGVTEARNHDREFYPLAEGLARHTCDEPVDTVTALHGELQDHVGGRLHDDAALLLLRMPAMAGAPATPEPAGAGRVESCSP, translated from the coding sequence ATGAGCAAGGCCCCTGATCACGACCCCGACCACTGGCCGAGGCGCATGGTCGCCGCCACGCCCGTACTGCCCATTCTGATCGTCTGCGGTCTCGTGCTCGTCGACCTCGCGGGTGGCTCCGGGGTGACCTGGGTGCCGCTGCTCGCCACGGGCCCCGCGCTCGCCGCCGCCACCGGCGGGCCGCGCGGCGTCCTGTGCGTGGGGCTGCTGTCGGCCGTGCTGGGGGTGTCCCTCGGCCTGCGGGGCGGTGCCGCGGACAGCGAGCTGGCGGTCGCGCTGGCCTCCCTGCTCGTGATCACCGCGGCGTGCGCCGCGACCAGCGCGCTGCGCATCCGGCGCGAGCGGGTGCTGGCGGCGGTTCGTTCGGTCGCCGAGGCCGCGCAGCACGCGCTGCTCCAGCCGATTCCGGCGACAGTCGGACCGTTCCAGGTGGCCGTGCGCTACAGCGCCGCCGCGGCCGAGGCCCGGATAGGCGGGGATCTGTACGCGCTGGTGTCGACGCCGCACGGGGTCAGGCTGATCGTCGGTGACGTGCGCGGCAAAGGGCTGCCGGCCGTGAGCACGGCGGCGCTGGTGGTCGGCGTGTTCCGCGAGGCCGCCCATGACGAGCCCGATCTGCTGGACGTCGTCGCCAGGATCGAGCGGAGCCTGGCGCGCAACCTGGGCAGCGACGACTTCGTGACCGCCGTGGTCGCCGGGTACCCCAGGGACGGGCAGCTGGAGGTCGTCAACTGCGGGCACGCGCCGCCGCTGCTGGTGCGGGACTCCGTGGTGGTCGCGGTGGAGCCGGACCGTCCGGCGCCGCCGCTCGGTCTGCGCAGCCTGTCGGGCGAGGCGCCCGCGCTGCACGTGCTGCCCTTCACCGACGGGGACCAGCTGCTGCTGTACACCGACGGCGTCACCGAGGCCCGCAACCACGACCGCGAGTTCTACCCGCTCGCCGAGGGGCTGGCCCGGCACACCTGCGACGAGCCCGTGGACACCGTCACCGCGCTGCACGGCGAGCTCCAGGACCACGTCGGCGGCCGGCTGCACGACGACGCGGCCCTGCTGCTGCTCCGCATGCCGGCCATGGCAGGGGCGCCGGCCACCCCCGAGCCTGCGGGCGCCGGACGCGTGGAGTCGTGCTCGCCGTAG
- a CDS encoding IclR family transcriptional regulator yields the protein MGVSDGPTLIGSVQRAFRLLEAMSAHENGAPAKQLARETGLPLATAYHLLRTLVHDGYVSKLPDGGFILGERLQTLHTTGRAQALISRIRPTLAALRDELSSAAYLTFYEEGEIRVAEIVDGPRAPRVDLWVGFEDAGHATALGKSVLRELDEEARKEYLSRHQLADLTPRTITDRPELLRRLDSSPLAPAVTDMEEYSLGTVCVAVPVYSGNTLGSLGVSLRAGHRSRLEEVTARLIPTADRVTRGLSLTI from the coding sequence ATGGGTGTCAGTGACGGCCCCACGCTCATCGGCTCGGTGCAGCGCGCCTTCCGGCTGCTCGAGGCCATGAGCGCGCACGAGAACGGCGCGCCCGCGAAGCAGCTGGCACGGGAGACGGGCCTGCCCCTGGCCACGGCGTACCACCTGCTGCGGACACTGGTCCACGACGGCTATGTAAGCAAGCTCCCCGACGGCGGGTTCATCCTCGGCGAGCGGCTGCAGACACTGCACACCACCGGCCGGGCGCAGGCACTGATCAGCCGGATCCGGCCCACGCTGGCCGCGCTGCGGGACGAGCTGTCCAGCGCCGCCTACCTCACCTTCTACGAGGAGGGCGAGATCCGGGTGGCCGAGATCGTCGACGGTCCCCGCGCGCCCCGCGTCGATCTCTGGGTGGGGTTCGAGGACGCGGGGCACGCAACGGCCCTCGGCAAGTCCGTGCTGCGGGAGCTGGACGAGGAGGCGCGCAAGGAGTACCTGTCCCGGCACCAGCTCGCCGACCTCACGCCGCGGACCATCACCGACCGCCCCGAGCTGCTCAGACGGCTCGACTCCTCGCCGCTGGCCCCGGCGGTCACGGACATGGAGGAGTACAGCCTCGGCACGGTCTGTGTCGCGGTGCCGGTGTACAGCGGGAACACGCTCGGCTCGCTCGGCGTCTCGCTGCGGGCCGGCCACCGTTCGCGGCTGGAGGAGGTCACGGCACGGCTGATCCCGACCGCGGACCGGGTGACCAGGGGCCTGTCGCTCACTATCTGA
- a CDS encoding SpoIIE family protein phosphatase, protein MAAETFESDSGGYAPVPPRPTGLLDVLSVAAVVVDAEGRVVFWTPQAEELFGYTADEALGTPAARLFIHPDHLPAVVQLFTEVLETGRSWAGTFPVRHKDGSTRLTEFRNMRLLDDLGDVYALGIAADHSLLQRVETDLALCERLINQSPIGIALVDPELRFLLVNPALERIDGTPAEDHVGRRLMETLPLPDIDTIVSCLRQVLTTGTPLLDQYHVGRPPADPEHEHAWSLSFYRLEDPGGRVLGAAISFVDVTERHRAAAEADRARRRLALIADASTRVGTTLEVERTADELAEIATPELADVVAVDVLDSALACRRMRQPDNGPELFRALALKSSYPSAALRAADPPGDLAAYEGDRLVTLCVHTARPVLVRHVGEDDLRRIARDPEATSLLARAGVHSYMAVPLIAHGEVLGALDLKRTRNPVPFDEDDVVLATELASRAAVAIDNARWFQSVRNTALTLQRSLLPDHPPHHTGLEIAYRYQPAQATSEVGGDWYDVIPLEDDKTTLVVGDVMGNGIDAAATMGRLRTATCAYADLDLDPGAVLRHLDKITCDLEHYIVTCLYAVYDPRTRRCHIANAGHMPPALARPGRRPELLELPAGAPLGVGGIPFRTTTVELGPGDLLVLYTDGLVETRAHSIDDRLNVLLGFLDEPRRPLEETCDLLLYGLRHPDDHDDVALLVARVL, encoded by the coding sequence ATGGCAGCCGAGACCTTCGAATCCGACAGTGGCGGGTACGCCCCCGTGCCGCCCCGGCCGACCGGCCTGCTCGACGTGCTGAGCGTGGCCGCGGTGGTCGTGGACGCCGAGGGGCGCGTGGTGTTCTGGACCCCGCAGGCGGAAGAGCTCTTCGGGTACACCGCCGACGAGGCGCTGGGCACGCCGGCGGCGCGGCTGTTCATCCACCCCGACCATCTGCCGGCCGTGGTGCAGCTGTTCACGGAGGTCCTGGAGACCGGCCGCAGCTGGGCCGGCACCTTCCCGGTGCGGCACAAGGACGGCAGCACCCGGCTGACGGAGTTCCGCAACATGCGGCTGCTGGACGATCTCGGGGACGTGTACGCCCTGGGCATCGCGGCCGACCACTCGCTGCTCCAGCGCGTGGAGACGGACCTGGCGCTGTGCGAGCGGCTGATCAACCAGTCCCCGATCGGTATCGCCCTGGTCGACCCGGAGCTGCGGTTCCTGCTGGTCAACCCGGCGCTCGAGCGGATCGACGGCACGCCCGCGGAGGACCATGTGGGCCGCCGGCTGATGGAGACGCTGCCGCTGCCCGACATCGACACGATCGTGTCCTGCCTGCGCCAGGTGCTCACCACCGGCACCCCGCTGCTCGACCAGTACCACGTGGGCCGCCCGCCGGCCGACCCCGAGCACGAGCACGCCTGGTCGCTGTCCTTCTACCGGCTGGAGGATCCCGGCGGGCGGGTGCTGGGCGCCGCCATCTCCTTCGTCGACGTCACCGAGCGGCACCGGGCCGCCGCCGAGGCCGACCGGGCCCGCCGGCGTCTCGCCCTGATCGCGGACGCCTCCACCCGGGTCGGCACCACGCTGGAGGTGGAGCGCACCGCGGACGAGCTGGCGGAGATCGCCACGCCCGAGCTGGCCGACGTGGTCGCCGTGGACGTGCTGGACTCGGCGCTCGCGTGCCGGCGCATGCGGCAGCCGGACAACGGCCCCGAGCTGTTCCGGGCGCTCGCGCTGAAGTCGTCGTACCCGAGTGCGGCGCTGCGCGCGGCCGACCCGCCCGGTGATCTCGCCGCCTACGAGGGGGACCGCCTGGTCACTCTGTGCGTGCACACCGCCCGGCCGGTCCTGGTGCGGCACGTCGGCGAGGACGATCTGCGGCGCATCGCCCGGGACCCCGAGGCGACGAGTCTGCTGGCGCGGGCCGGCGTGCACTCCTACATGGCGGTACCGCTGATCGCGCACGGCGAGGTGCTGGGCGCCCTCGACCTCAAGCGGACCCGCAACCCGGTGCCGTTCGACGAGGACGACGTCGTCCTCGCGACCGAGCTGGCCAGCCGGGCCGCCGTCGCCATCGACAACGCCCGCTGGTTCCAGAGCGTGCGCAACACCGCGCTCACCCTCCAGCGCAGCCTGCTGCCGGACCATCCCCCGCACCACACGGGCCTGGAGATCGCCTACCGCTACCAGCCCGCCCAGGCCACCAGCGAGGTCGGCGGCGACTGGTACGACGTCATCCCGCTGGAGGACGACAAGACCACGCTGGTCGTCGGCGACGTCATGGGCAACGGCATCGACGCCGCCGCGACCATGGGCCGGCTGCGCACCGCGACCTGCGCCTACGCCGACCTCGATCTCGATCCGGGAGCCGTGCTGCGGCACCTGGACAAGATCACCTGCGATCTGGAGCACTACATCGTCACCTGCCTGTACGCGGTGTACGACCCGCGCACCAGGCGCTGCCACATCGCCAACGCCGGACACATGCCGCCCGCGCTGGCCCGCCCCGGCCGGCGGCCGGAGCTGCTGGAACTGCCCGCCGGTGCCCCGCTCGGTGTCGGCGGCATCCCGTTCCGGACCACCACCGTCGAGCTCGGCCCCGGCGATCTGCTGGTCCTGTACACCGACGGCCTGGTCGAGACCCGGGCCCACTCCATCGACGACCGGCTGAACGTCCTGCTCGGCTTCCTCGACGAACCCCGCAGACCCCTGGAGGAGACCTGCGACCTCCTGCTGTACGGCCTGCGTCATCCGGACGACCACGACGACGTCGCGCTGCTGGTCGCCCGGGTGCTGTAG
- a CDS encoding SpoIIE family protein phosphatase — MDVPRERPDAPASAGPRALFDASTDAAAVVSGHGVVLGWTRAAEELLGLPASGIVGSSAARLLAMPGDPLRVAGVADRCRAGMGWSGLIPLRHTDGSRVDVDLRVSAAFRVGADECFLISAREQHQQWAVGDSVLDGFLTRAPVGMAVMDTQLRYIWLNDTLERFGGVPRAQRLGRRLSELLPGLQADTIEGLMRKVLETGVPVTDYEYVGWSWADPRRQHAYSTSFFPLTGPESAITGVCYMVSDVTERWNARQLLSLVNEAGTRIGTTLDVLWTAQELADFAVPRFADFVVVDLLEPVLSNEGHGAWLTDAGPAPVKPVMRRAGMSSVREGCPEAVARIGERVDFVPPPHGADLLIEGDPILIPVLDPADELWVTEQPARAASMREFGLHSLISVPMRARNTALGLATFIRSLNPISFQPDDVLVAQELVARAALCVDNARRYTREHTAAVTLQRSLLPQVLTGGTALEVASSYLPADPTGGVGGDWFDVIPLSGARVGLVVGDVVGHGITAAATMGRLRTAVQTLADMEMPPDELLAHLDDLVLRLSEERSEDGTGADHRDTAGFLGATCLYAVYDPVTRRCTMARAGHPPPVVVTPDGQVSFPEPPAGPPLGLGGMGFEAGEIELAEGSLFGLYTDGLVEAADDDMERGMARLGELLSRQGPDLATLCTSAVRELVPAPQPDDIALLLARTHTLGAEHVVSFDVPVDPAAVAEARARATRQVEAWGFGELAMTTELIVSELVTNAIRYAEPPIRLRLLRDSRLTCEVADGSSTAPRLRHARSMDEGGRGLFLVAQLAHRWGARYTADGKIIWAEQELPRTH, encoded by the coding sequence ATGGACGTACCGCGAGAAAGGCCCGACGCGCCCGCGTCGGCAGGACCGCGCGCCCTCTTCGACGCGTCGACCGACGCGGCGGCGGTGGTGTCAGGGCACGGTGTCGTGCTCGGCTGGACCCGGGCCGCGGAGGAACTCCTCGGCCTGCCCGCTTCGGGGATCGTCGGCTCCTCCGCCGCGCGGCTGCTGGCGATGCCCGGCGACCCGCTGCGGGTGGCAGGAGTCGCCGACCGCTGCCGGGCCGGCATGGGGTGGAGCGGCCTCATTCCGCTGCGGCACACCGACGGCAGCCGTGTCGACGTGGATCTGCGGGTCTCCGCGGCCTTCCGGGTGGGCGCCGACGAGTGCTTCCTGATCTCGGCCCGCGAACAGCACCAGCAGTGGGCGGTCGGTGACTCCGTCCTCGACGGCTTTCTGACCCGCGCCCCGGTCGGCATGGCCGTGATGGACACCCAGCTGCGCTACATCTGGCTCAACGACACCCTGGAACGCTTCGGCGGCGTGCCCCGTGCGCAGCGGCTCGGCCGCCGGCTCAGCGAACTGCTGCCCGGCCTCCAGGCGGACACCATCGAGGGCCTGATGCGCAAGGTCCTGGAGACCGGAGTGCCGGTCACCGACTACGAGTACGTCGGCTGGAGCTGGGCCGACCCGCGCCGCCAGCACGCCTACTCCACGTCGTTCTTCCCCCTCACCGGCCCCGAGAGCGCGATCACCGGGGTCTGCTACATGGTCTCGGACGTCACCGAACGGTGGAACGCCCGCCAGTTGCTGTCCCTGGTCAACGAGGCCGGCACCCGCATCGGCACCACCCTGGACGTGCTGTGGACGGCCCAGGAGCTGGCCGACTTCGCCGTGCCCCGGTTCGCGGACTTCGTCGTCGTGGACCTGCTGGAGCCCGTGCTCAGCAACGAGGGGCACGGAGCATGGCTGACCGACGCGGGCCCGGCGCCCGTGAAGCCCGTGATGCGCCGGGCCGGCATGAGCTCGGTGCGCGAGGGCTGCCCGGAGGCCGTGGCGCGGATCGGGGAGCGGGTGGACTTCGTGCCGCCGCCGCACGGCGCGGATCTGCTCATCGAGGGCGATCCGATCCTCATCCCGGTCCTCGACCCGGCCGACGAGCTGTGGGTCACCGAACAGCCCGCGCGGGCCGCCAGCATGCGCGAGTTCGGCCTGCACTCCCTCATCTCGGTGCCGATGCGGGCCCGCAACACCGCGCTCGGCCTCGCCACGTTCATCCGCTCGCTCAACCCGATCTCGTTCCAGCCCGACGACGTCCTCGTCGCCCAGGAACTGGTGGCGCGGGCGGCGCTGTGCGTCGACAACGCCCGCCGCTACACCCGCGAGCACACCGCGGCTGTCACCCTCCAGCGCAGCCTCCTGCCACAGGTCCTGACGGGCGGTACGGCACTGGAGGTCGCCTCCTCCTACCTGCCGGCGGACCCGACGGGCGGCGTGGGCGGCGACTGGTTCGATGTGATCCCGCTGTCCGGCGCCCGGGTGGGCCTCGTCGTCGGCGACGTCGTCGGGCACGGCATCACCGCCGCGGCGACCATGGGCCGGCTGCGCACCGCCGTACAGACCCTCGCCGACATGGAGATGCCGCCCGACGAACTGCTGGCCCACCTCGACGACCTGGTGCTGCGGCTCAGCGAGGAGCGGTCGGAGGACGGCACCGGGGCGGACCACCGGGACACGGCCGGCTTCCTCGGCGCGACCTGCCTGTACGCCGTCTACGACCCGGTCACCAGGCGCTGCACGATGGCCCGCGCCGGTCACCCGCCGCCGGTCGTCGTGACGCCCGACGGGCAGGTGTCCTTCCCGGAGCCCCCGGCGGGACCCCCGCTGGGACTCGGCGGAATGGGGTTCGAGGCCGGCGAGATCGAACTCGCCGAGGGCAGCCTGTTCGGCCTGTACACCGACGGCCTCGTCGAGGCGGCCGACGACGACATGGAGCGCGGCATGGCCCGGCTGGGCGAGCTGCTGTCCCGTCAGGGGCCGGACCTGGCCACGCTGTGCACGTCCGCGGTGCGCGAGCTCGTGCCCGCGCCGCAGCCCGACGACATCGCCCTGCTCCTGGCACGCACCCACACCCTGGGCGCCGAGCACGTCGTCTCCTTCGACGTGCCCGTGGACCCGGCCGCCGTCGCCGAGGCCCGGGCCCGCGCGACCCGCCAGGTCGAGGCGTGGGGGTTCGGCGAACTGGCCATGACGACCGAGCTGATCGTCAGCGAGCTGGTCACCAACGCCATCCGCTACGCCGAACCGCCCATCCGGCTACGGCTGCTCCGAGACTCCCGGCTGACCTGCGAGGTCGCCGACGGCAGCAGCACCGCCCCGCGACTGCGCCACGCCCGCAGCATGGACGAGGGCGGCCGCGGCCTGTTCCTGGTGGCCCAGCTCGCCCACCGCTGGGGCGCCCGCTACACCGCCGACGGCAAGATCATCTGGGCCGAGCAGGAACTCCCGCGAACGCACTGA
- a CDS encoding SpoIIE family protein phosphatase/ATP-binding protein, producing the protein MAGFLGRLRSLLSARTVARQVFVLQAAIVVLLVVAAVVALVLQVRTDTKREAGNRSLAVAQSFAKAPGMEEALSSPDPSAVLQPRAEAARKATGVDFIVVMTTDGIRYTHPNPDRIGKHFVGTIAPAAAGGIVRETYTGTLGPSVRAVVPVADDNGHVIALVSAGVTLDSVGGVVEHQLPTLLGSAAGALALATAGTALVSRRLLKQTHGLGPEEMTRMYEHHDAVLHSVREGVLIMDDRRRLALANDEARRLLGLTADAEGRPCVSLGIGNDLARLFASGRDATDEVHLAQGRLLAVSQRSTDRDGGPPGSVATLRDTTELRTLTGRADVAQERLKLLYDAGLEIGTTLDVTRTSQELADFAVPRFADFVSVDLADPVLRGEEPKEGRADMRRVAFQGVRGDSPLYPIGKLIHFAAGTPQAFGFGTGRSVLETDLPAFAGWQEQDPANARRLVRYGIHAMLTVPLRARGVIMGMATFWRADRPDPFESEDVSLAEELVARAAVSIDNARRYTREHTLSVTLQRSLLPRALPGQSALDVAYRYLPAQAAQGGVGGDWFDVIPLPGARVALVVGDVVGHGLHAAATMGRLRTAVHNFSTLDLPPDELLGHLDELVARIDQDEGEGEEEVAPITGATCLYAVYDPSTGLCALARAGHLEPALVHPDGRVEFLTVPGGAPLGLGGSLPFEATEVRLPEGSGLVLYTDGLVEDQGRDIDEGLERLREALAATPPTQGRGPEETCKAVLETMLPERPRDDVALVVARTRRLPSDRTAAWDVPDEASAVSRVRAAAARTLTEWDLEEEAFTTELILSELVTNALRHATGPIRVRLIRDLTLICEVSDGSSTAPHLRSAATTDEGGRGLFLVAQFAERWGTRYTADGKVIWTEQPLPQGR; encoded by the coding sequence ATGGCCGGATTCCTCGGCCGCCTGCGCTCGCTGTTGAGCGCACGTACCGTGGCCCGGCAGGTCTTCGTGCTGCAGGCGGCCATCGTCGTGCTCCTCGTGGTGGCCGCCGTGGTGGCTCTGGTGCTCCAGGTGCGCACCGACACCAAGCGGGAGGCGGGCAACCGGTCCCTCGCCGTCGCCCAGTCCTTCGCGAAGGCTCCGGGCATGGAAGAGGCCCTGTCGAGCCCCGACCCCAGCGCGGTGCTCCAGCCCCGCGCCGAGGCGGCACGCAAGGCCACCGGCGTGGACTTCATCGTCGTGATGACCACGGACGGCATCCGCTACACGCACCCCAACCCCGACCGGATCGGCAAGCACTTCGTCGGCACCATCGCCCCGGCCGCGGCGGGCGGGATCGTCCGGGAGACGTACACCGGCACCCTGGGTCCGTCCGTGCGGGCCGTCGTCCCCGTGGCCGACGACAACGGCCATGTCATCGCCCTGGTCTCCGCCGGGGTGACGCTGGACAGCGTCGGCGGGGTCGTGGAACACCAGCTGCCCACGCTGCTCGGCTCGGCGGCCGGCGCCCTCGCCCTCGCCACCGCCGGGACCGCGCTGGTCAGCCGTCGGCTGCTGAAGCAGACGCACGGGCTCGGTCCCGAAGAGATGACGCGGATGTACGAGCATCACGACGCGGTCCTGCACTCCGTGCGGGAAGGCGTGCTGATCATGGACGACCGGCGCCGGCTGGCGCTGGCGAACGACGAGGCGCGCCGGCTGCTCGGACTGACCGCGGACGCCGAGGGGCGGCCCTGTGTCTCCCTCGGCATCGGGAACGACCTGGCCAGGCTGTTCGCCTCCGGGCGGGACGCCACCGACGAGGTGCATCTGGCGCAGGGCCGGCTGCTGGCGGTCAGCCAGCGTTCGACCGACCGGGACGGCGGGCCGCCCGGCAGTGTGGCGACGCTGCGGGACACCACCGAGCTGCGCACCCTGACCGGCCGGGCGGACGTGGCGCAGGAGCGGCTGAAGCTGCTGTACGACGCCGGGCTCGAGATCGGCACCACCCTCGACGTCACCCGCACCTCGCAGGAGCTGGCCGACTTCGCGGTGCCGCGGTTCGCCGACTTCGTCTCCGTCGACCTCGCGGATCCGGTGCTGCGCGGCGAGGAGCCCAAGGAGGGCCGCGCCGACATGCGCCGGGTGGCGTTCCAGGGCGTACGGGGCGACAGCCCGCTCTACCCGATCGGCAAGCTGATCCACTTCGCCGCGGGGACTCCGCAGGCGTTCGGGTTCGGCACCGGCAGGTCGGTCCTGGAGACGGACCTGCCCGCCTTCGCCGGCTGGCAGGAGCAGGATCCCGCCAACGCCCGCAGGCTCGTGCGGTACGGGATCCACGCGATGCTCACGGTCCCGCTGCGGGCCCGTGGCGTGATCATGGGCATGGCCACCTTCTGGCGCGCCGACCGGCCCGACCCCTTCGAGAGCGAGGACGTCTCGCTCGCCGAGGAGCTGGTCGCGCGGGCCGCCGTCAGCATCGACAACGCCCGCCGCTACACCCGCGAGCACACCCTGTCGGTGACGCTCCAGCGCAGTCTGCTGCCGCGGGCCCTGCCCGGGCAGAGCGCCCTCGACGTGGCCTACCGCTATCTGCCTGCGCAGGCCGCGCAGGGCGGGGTCGGCGGGGACTGGTTCGACGTCATCCCGCTGCCGGGCGCGCGGGTGGCGCTGGTCGTGGGCGACGTCGTGGGCCACGGGCTGCACGCGGCGGCGACGATGGGCCGGCTGCGCACCGCGGTCCACAACTTCTCCACGCTGGATCTGCCGCCCGACGAACTCCTCGGCCATCTCGACGAGTTGGTGGCCCGCATCGACCAGGACGAGGGCGAGGGCGAGGAAGAGGTGGCGCCGATCACCGGGGCGACCTGCCTGTACGCGGTGTACGACCCGTCCACCGGGCTGTGCGCCCTCGCCCGCGCCGGCCACCTCGAACCGGCGCTGGTGCACCCGGACGGCCGGGTCGAGTTCCTGACCGTGCCCGGCGGGGCGCCGCTGGGCCTGGGCGGCAGCCTGCCCTTCGAGGCGACCGAGGTGCGGCTGCCCGAGGGCAGCGGGCTGGTGCTGTACACGGACGGGCTGGTCGAGGACCAGGGCCGGGACATCGACGAGGGCCTGGAGCGGCTGCGCGAGGCGCTCGCCGCGACGCCCCCGACGCAGGGCCGAGGTCCGGAGGAGACGTGCAAGGCGGTTTTGGAGACCATGCTGCCCGAGCGTCCCCGTGACGATGTCGCCCTCGTCGTCGCCCGGACCCGGCGGCTGCCCTCCGACCGCACGGCCGCCTGGGACGTACCGGACGAGGCCTCCGCCGTGTCCCGGGTGCGGGCGGCCGCGGCCCGCACGCTCACGGAGTGGGACCTCGAGGAGGAGGCGTTCACTACCGAGCTGATCCTCAGCGAGCTGGTCACCAACGCCCTGCGTCACGCCACCGGCCCGATCCGGGTCCGTCTGATCCGCGACCTCACGCTGATCTGCGAGGTCTCCGACGGCAGCAGCACCGCCCCGCACCTGCGCAGCGCGGCCACCACCGACGAGGGCGGCCGGGGCCTGTTCCTGGTGGCCCAGTTCGCCGAGCGCTGGGGCACCCGTTACACGGCGGACGGCAAGGTGATCTGGACGGAACAGCCGCTGCCGCAGGGACGGTGA
- a CDS encoding MurR/RpiR family transcriptional regulator: protein MKNPESGSAGPGGLTRLRAAVRDMWDELSASERTVAQYLASAPAEQMMFASAQELGAASGTSNATVVRALQRLGYAGLPALKRELAADFTSALAPEVRLQQRIAHVGQDLEGIWNDVFDETQERIEQCRRLTGTDALKSAVEALAEAREVFCYGVAACELAARHLALALGRIGRRARFVGETGFALADPLLALGQGDAVVVFQPGRQLAELHVVVERARAVGARVVFVTDELGEVFEDRVDAVLTAPHTPTGNTNEALTGLILADALVLALTTLDETRAVEHSHQLTALREQLLAQKEPRTRRTT from the coding sequence ATGAAGAATCCAGAATCTGGTAGCGCGGGTCCCGGGGGCCTCACACGGCTGCGGGCCGCCGTCCGTGACATGTGGGACGAGCTGTCCGCGTCGGAGCGGACCGTGGCGCAGTACCTGGCCAGCGCCCCCGCCGAGCAGATGATGTTCGCCAGCGCGCAGGAGCTGGGCGCCGCCAGCGGCACCAGCAACGCCACCGTCGTACGCGCCCTGCAACGCCTCGGATACGCCGGCCTGCCCGCGCTCAAGCGGGAACTCGCCGCCGACTTCACCTCCGCGCTCGCGCCCGAGGTGCGGCTCCAGCAGCGCATCGCGCACGTGGGGCAGGATCTGGAGGGCATCTGGAACGACGTCTTCGACGAGACGCAGGAGCGCATCGAGCAGTGCCGCCGGCTGACCGGCACCGACGCGCTGAAGAGCGCCGTCGAGGCGCTCGCCGAGGCACGCGAGGTGTTCTGCTACGGCGTCGCCGCCTGCGAACTCGCCGCCCGGCACCTGGCGTTGGCACTCGGCCGGATCGGACGGCGGGCCCGCTTCGTCGGCGAGACGGGCTTCGCCCTCGCCGATCCGCTGCTCGCGCTGGGCCAGGGCGACGCGGTCGTCGTGTTCCAGCCGGGCCGGCAACTGGCCGAGCTGCACGTCGTCGTCGAGCGGGCGCGCGCGGTCGGCGCCCGGGTCGTGTTCGTCACCGACGAGCTCGGGGAGGTCTTCGAGGACCGCGTCGACGCCGTGCTCACCGCCCCCCACACGCCGACCGGGAACACCAACGAGGCCCTGACCGGCCTGATCCTCGCCGACGCGCTGGTCCTCGCCCTGACCACCCTGGACGAGACCCGAGCGGTGGAGCACTCCCACCAGCTGACGGCGCTGCGCGAACAGCTGCTGGCGCAGAAGGAGCCGCGGACCCGCAGGACGACCTGA